In a genomic window of Amycolatopsis japonica:
- a CDS encoding dihydrofolate reductase family protein produces the protein MTATYTFDVFSSLDGYGAHTGDWGGYWGKQGPEFLEHRLALYSEEQRMVFGATTFRTNMEMLNAEIPDVEALDPWVSRLKHLPATVVSTTLREPLDWPDATVVSEDAVDVVARLKEESEVPLRSHGSLSMNRALMAAGLVDRVQVTVFPVITGRTGADAIFRGAADFDLELLESRTFDGRVQELVYRPTPH, from the coding sequence ATGACCGCGACCTACACGTTCGACGTCTTTTCCAGCCTCGACGGCTACGGCGCCCACACCGGCGATTGGGGCGGTTACTGGGGCAAGCAAGGCCCCGAATTCCTCGAACACCGTCTGGCCCTGTACTCCGAGGAGCAGCGGATGGTCTTCGGCGCCACCACGTTCCGGACGAACATGGAGATGCTCAACGCGGAGATCCCGGACGTCGAGGCGCTGGATCCATGGGTCTCCCGGCTGAAGCACCTGCCGGCGACGGTCGTCTCGACGACCCTGCGGGAGCCGCTCGACTGGCCGGACGCGACCGTCGTGAGCGAGGACGCGGTCGACGTCGTCGCCCGGCTCAAGGAGGAGTCCGAAGTGCCGCTGCGCTCGCACGGCAGCCTGTCGATGAACCGGGCGCTGATGGCCGCCGGCCTGGTGGATCGCGTGCAGGTGACGGTTTTCCCCGTGATCACCGGCAGGACCGGAGCGGACGCGATCTTCCGCGGTGCGGCCGACTTCGACCTCGAACTGCTCGAGAGCCGGACGTTCGACGGGCGTGTCCAGGAGCTCGTCTACCGGCCGACTCCGCACTGA
- a CDS encoding DUF1206 domain-containing protein: MSTTKARQVRHNKAVQVLGRIGMGCYGLVYLLIGYLAVRVAVGGGGQEADGRGAITEVGSTPAGGVLLWVLAVGLVAYGLWQGLLAAVGYTWIDKQRTRTVKRVTSGVRCLVGISLGVYAAKVALGAGEQGSGDQKQQEFTAWLLGLPAGPFLVAVVAVIVFGVAVGSAVKGIRRTFEQDLDLAKLPSGTRRWVERLGRIGYVARGVVFGVVSVLVGYAALTHDPSRSGGLDAALRTLAAQPFGTVLLIVVAVGVAAFGVYCVGAARAQRG, encoded by the coding sequence ATGTCCACGACCAAGGCGAGACAGGTGCGCCACAACAAGGCCGTCCAGGTGCTCGGACGGATCGGCATGGGCTGCTACGGGCTGGTGTACCTGCTCATCGGGTACCTGGCGGTGCGTGTCGCCGTCGGCGGTGGCGGACAGGAGGCCGACGGACGCGGCGCGATCACCGAGGTCGGTTCGACCCCGGCGGGCGGGGTGCTGTTGTGGGTATTGGCGGTGGGACTGGTGGCCTACGGCCTGTGGCAGGGGTTGCTGGCCGCCGTCGGCTACACGTGGATCGACAAGCAGCGCACTCGCACCGTCAAGCGGGTGACGTCCGGAGTGCGCTGCCTGGTGGGGATTTCGCTCGGCGTGTACGCGGCCAAGGTCGCCTTGGGGGCGGGGGAACAGGGCAGCGGCGACCAGAAGCAGCAGGAGTTCACCGCCTGGCTGCTCGGATTGCCCGCCGGCCCGTTCCTGGTGGCCGTGGTGGCCGTCATCGTGTTCGGCGTCGCGGTGGGCTCGGCGGTGAAAGGGATACGCCGGACCTTCGAGCAGGACCTCGACCTCGCGAAGCTCCCGTCGGGGACCCGGCGATGGGTGGAGCGTCTGGGCAGGATCGGTTACGTGGCAAGGGGTGTCGTGTTCGGTGTGGTCTCCGTACTGGTCGGGTACGCGGCGTTGACGCATGACCCGTCCCGTTCCGGCGGGCTCGACGCCGCCCTGCGGACCTTGGCCGCCCAGCCGTTCGGCACCGTGCTCCTCATCGTGGTGGCGGTCGGGGTCGCGGCCTTCGGTGTGTACTGCGTCGGGGCGGCACGAGCACAGCGTGGATGA
- a CDS encoding AraC family transcriptional regulator, which produces MRDIPIDEVDHLDRAVVAIRTDYPPGHRILPHRHRRAQFLYSATGSMRVETADGTWTIPTRRAVLVPPETVHQVFTTTVSTRSLYIEPKAVPWFPRRCQVVEVSALLRELLNEAVGVPELYTARGRDAAVIGLTLHEIRRSAPVRLDLPLPKHERLRAQCESFLDAPDIHDPASEWANRLHVSERTLNRLFTAETGMGFARWRQRACVLHSLSLLSDGLPIAAIAASLGYESPAAFSTMFTRLLGTSPRDYRAASAL; this is translated from the coding sequence GTGCGTGACATCCCCATCGACGAGGTCGACCATCTCGACCGCGCGGTGGTGGCGATCCGCACCGATTACCCACCGGGGCACCGGATCCTCCCGCATCGGCACCGGCGGGCGCAGTTCCTCTACAGCGCGACCGGGTCGATGCGAGTCGAAACGGCCGACGGCACGTGGACCATCCCGACCCGGCGCGCCGTGCTCGTCCCGCCGGAGACCGTCCATCAGGTGTTCACGACGACCGTGAGCACCCGGAGCCTGTACATCGAGCCGAAGGCGGTGCCGTGGTTCCCGCGCCGCTGCCAGGTCGTCGAGGTGTCCGCGCTGCTCCGGGAACTCCTGAACGAGGCCGTCGGCGTGCCGGAGCTGTACACCGCTCGCGGACGAGACGCCGCGGTCATCGGCCTGACCCTGCACGAGATCCGCCGGTCCGCGCCGGTCCGGCTCGACCTCCCGCTGCCGAAGCACGAACGGCTGCGAGCCCAGTGTGAGTCCTTTTTGGACGCTCCGGACATCCACGATCCCGCGAGCGAGTGGGCGAACCGTCTGCACGTGAGCGAACGGACGCTGAACCGGCTCTTCACCGCGGAGACCGGGATGGGTTTCGCCCGCTGGCGGCAACGGGCCTGCGTCCTGCATTCCCTGTCACTGCTGTCGGACGGCCTGCCCATCGCCGCGATCGCCGCCTCGCTCGGCTACGAGAGCCCCGCCGCGTTCTCGACGATGTTCACCCGGCTTCTCGGCACTTCACCGAGGGACTACCGCGCCGCGTCCGCGCTCTGA
- a CDS encoding sulfite exporter TauE/SafE family protein — protein sequence MLIEISVLLGFGCLSGVTTVLFGFGGGFITVPVVYAFALADPEHAQDAMHVAVATSTAVMVVNAGSATLAQLRTGRLRRDYLWPLVAFIGLGAVLGSFAATVADEGVLRWLFVAYLALTIADSVARKGFVSRREDDGPRALGGVTTIAGGTGIGAVASFLGVGGSVLTVPLMRRKGLPMADATALANPLSLPVAVIGAAVYAFAATGASSGGAHVGYVDLVAAGALLCGSLPTIAVTRRVVGRIPDRAHAIAYLALLAAALIAIVIR from the coding sequence GTGCTGATCGAGATCTCGGTGCTCCTCGGGTTCGGTTGCCTGAGCGGCGTCACCACCGTCCTTTTCGGATTCGGCGGCGGGTTCATCACCGTGCCCGTCGTCTACGCCTTCGCGCTCGCGGATCCGGAGCACGCACAGGATGCGATGCACGTGGCGGTGGCCACGTCGACCGCCGTGATGGTGGTCAACGCCGGGAGCGCGACCCTCGCCCAGCTGCGGACGGGCCGGCTCCGCCGCGACTATCTGTGGCCGCTCGTCGCCTTCATCGGTTTGGGCGCCGTGCTCGGCTCCTTCGCCGCCACCGTGGCCGACGAGGGTGTCCTGCGCTGGCTCTTCGTCGCCTACCTCGCGCTGACCATCGCCGACAGCGTCGCCCGGAAAGGTTTCGTGAGCAGACGGGAGGACGACGGACCGCGTGCTCTCGGCGGGGTCACCACCATCGCGGGCGGGACCGGGATCGGTGCCGTGGCGAGCTTTCTCGGCGTCGGGGGCAGCGTCCTCACCGTGCCGCTCATGCGGCGCAAGGGACTGCCGATGGCCGACGCGACCGCGCTCGCGAACCCGCTGAGCCTGCCCGTGGCGGTGATCGGCGCAGCCGTCTACGCCTTCGCGGCGACGGGCGCGTCCTCGGGCGGCGCTCACGTCGGCTACGTCGACCTCGTGGCCGCGGGCGCGCTGCTGTGCGGATCGCTCCCGACCATCGCCGTGACGCGACGCGTGGTCGGCCGGATCCCGGACCGTGCGCACGCGATCGCGTACCTCGCCCTGCTCGCCGCCGCGCTGATCGCCATAGTCATCCGATGA